One window from the genome of Candidatus Eisenbacteria bacterium encodes:
- a CDS encoding glycosyltransferase family 2 protein has protein sequence MRTLILVPAYRLEGTIGPVLEETRRAAPGREILVVDDGSDDATGREAGAVEGVRVVAHSGNRGKGAALRTGFAEAIREGFDAVLTLDGDGQHPPELIPLFEERLTAEGADLVIGSRWEDFEGMPRMRRLSNRLCTWAVSRAVGRNLPDSQSGYRLVRTRVLEAVPLRTSHYETETELLIGAARRGFRITSIPIPARYGVEKSHIRVWRDMGRFLRLLVTLRNG, from the coding sequence ATGCGCACCCTGATTCTCGTCCCGGCATACCGTTTAGAGGGGACGATCGGACCCGTTCTCGAGGAAACACGCCGCGCCGCGCCGGGGAGGGAGATTCTCGTCGTCGATGACGGATCGGACGATGCGACGGGGCGCGAGGCGGGCGCGGTGGAAGGGGTGCGCGTCGTCGCCCATTCCGGCAATCGGGGGAAAGGTGCGGCGCTCCGGACCGGATTCGCCGAGGCGATCCGCGAAGGGTTCGACGCGGTCCTCACTCTGGACGGAGACGGCCAGCACCCGCCGGAGTTGATCCCTCTTTTCGAGGAGCGCCTCACCGCGGAGGGGGCGGACCTGGTGATCGGCTCCCGTTGGGAAGACTTCGAGGGGATGCCGCGGATGCGACGTCTCTCGAACCGGCTCTGCACATGGGCCGTTTCCCGTGCGGTGGGGAGGAACCTGCCGGACAGCCAATCCGGCTACCGTTTGGTTCGAACGAGGGTTCTCGAAGCGGTCCCCCTCCGGACGAGCCATTACGAGACGGAGACGGAGCTTCTGATCGGCGCCGCGCGGCGCGGATTCCGGATCACCTCGATCCCGATCCCCGCCCGGTACGGCGTGGAGAAGAGCCATATACGGGTCTGGCGGGACATGGGCCGTTTCCTCCGGCTCCTCGTCACCCTGCGGAACGGATGA
- a CDS encoding protein-L-isoaspartate(D-aspartate) O-methyltransferase: MEPGGRGEVKPLRGAESYRSARERMVRVEVEERGIHDDRVLRALLDVPRHLFADEALAAQTYRGNALPIGWGQTLSQPWIVARMTEALELGGGERILEVGTGSGYQAAVLSRLGCRVFSVERVPELARRARRLLDRIGVERVSIRSGDGAAGWRDFAPFDRILLTAGTREIPEPVREQLADPGVLVAPLGTERQTLTVLRRERGRDRIETLEDCRFVPLLPRRSENVGGADGRDRKAQVDGPGRDETWKDGTDRTVL, translated from the coding sequence ATGGAGCCGGGAGGGCGGGGTGAAGTGAAGCCGCTCCGGGGCGCCGAATCGTACCGATCCGCCCGGGAAAGGATGGTGCGGGTCGAGGTCGAGGAGAGGGGAATCCATGACGATCGGGTTCTCCGCGCCCTTCTCGACGTACCCCGCCATCTATTCGCCGATGAGGCCCTCGCCGCGCAAACCTACAGGGGGAACGCGCTGCCGATCGGTTGGGGGCAAACCCTCAGCCAACCCTGGATCGTGGCGCGGATGACCGAGGCGTTGGAGCTCGGCGGCGGCGAGAGGATCCTCGAGGTGGGGACCGGTTCGGGATACCAGGCGGCGGTGTTGTCGCGGCTCGGCTGCCGCGTCTTCTCCGTGGAGCGCGTCCCCGAGCTGGCTCGCCGGGCCAGGCGGCTTCTCGACCGGATCGGCGTGGAGAGGGTCTCCATCCGGAGCGGCGACGGCGCCGCGGGGTGGCGCGACTTCGCCCCCTTCGACAGGATCCTGCTCACCGCCGGCACCCGGGAGATTCCGGAACCGGTGCGGGAGCAGCTCGCCGATCCCGGCGTTCTCGTCGCCCCTTTGGGTACCGAGCGTCAGACGCTCACGGTGCTCCGGCGGGAGAGGGGAAGGGATCGAATCGAGACGCTGGAGGACTGCCGTTTCGTGCCGCTTCTCCCACGAAGAAGCGAGAACGTCGGAGGCGCGGACGGGCGGGATCGGAAAGCGCAGGTTGACGGACCGGGACGAGACGAAACGTGGAAGGACGGAACGGATCGAACCGTCCTTTAA
- the surE gene encoding 5'/3'-nucleotidase SurE: MRILITNDDGVHSEGIRVLTEAVRGMGETVVMAPAMEQSASSHSITLRDPLLVDRLARNVYSVDGTPTDCVVLSLNGVIGARPDLVVSGVNHGANMGDDVTYSGTVAAAIEAVLYGVPAIAFSVAALEGLLFEAPSRMIRPIVERMIARPRNPKTIWNVNFPNIPFGEVRGIRVTRLGTRFYENSVVEEAPRDGGKVFRIGGGKPTWKREPETDFQAVFDRYVSITPILLDLNDYESILTMREWEWSREGGVK; this comes from the coding sequence ATGCGGATTTTGATCACCAACGACGACGGGGTTCACTCCGAGGGGATCCGTGTCCTGACCGAGGCGGTGCGCGGGATGGGGGAAACGGTGGTGATGGCGCCGGCGATGGAACAGAGCGCGTCCAGCCACTCCATCACCCTCCGCGATCCTCTCCTCGTGGACCGTCTCGCTCGGAACGTCTACAGCGTAGACGGCACGCCCACCGATTGCGTGGTCCTCTCACTGAACGGGGTGATCGGCGCGCGCCCGGATCTGGTCGTCTCCGGTGTCAACCACGGCGCCAACATGGGAGACGACGTCACCTATTCCGGCACGGTGGCGGCGGCGATCGAGGCGGTGCTTTACGGCGTTCCGGCCATCGCCTTCAGCGTCGCCGCCCTGGAAGGCCTGCTCTTCGAGGCGCCGTCGCGGATGATCCGGCCCATCGTCGAGAGAATGATCGCCCGCCCCCGGAATCCGAAAACCATCTGGAACGTTAACTTCCCCAACATACCCTTCGGGGAGGTCCGCGGGATCCGTGTGACCCGTCTGGGCACCCGTTTCTACGAGAACTCGGTCGTCGAGGAGGCGCCCCGGGACGGCGGCAAGGTCTTCCGCATCGGCGGCGGCAAACCGACATGGAAAAGGGAGCCGGAAACCGATTTCCAGGCCGTCTTCGACCGCTACGTTTCGATCACGCCGATCCTTTTGGATCTGAATGATTATGAATCGATCCTCACCATGCGGGAGTGGGAATGGAGCCGGGAGGGCGGGGTGAAGTGA
- a CDS encoding Rrf2 family transcriptional regulator, with protein sequence MMFLAEEPDRKATTARIANRFRFSAHHLAKVHQRLAKAGLLLPVRGPGGGVSLRKPPGEITLLEVYEAIEGPMPVCGCVFGKPVCGRKSCLFGGLLKGVNDTIREHFARTTLADLFEN encoded by the coding sequence ATGATGTTTCTCGCAGAGGAGCCGGACAGGAAGGCGACGACGGCGCGGATCGCCAATCGATTCCGCTTTTCCGCTCACCACCTGGCGAAGGTTCACCAGAGACTCGCGAAGGCTGGGCTCCTTTTGCCGGTCCGCGGGCCCGGCGGGGGCGTCTCCCTGCGAAAACCGCCGGGTGAGATCACTCTCCTCGAAGTGTACGAGGCGATCGAAGGACCGATGCCGGTCTGTGGGTGCGTGTTCGGTAAGCCGGTCTGCGGAAGGAAGAGTTGCCTCTTCGGCGGGTTGCTGAAAGGGGTGAACGACACGATTCGGGAACACTTCGCGAGAACGACGCTGGCCGATCTGTTCGAGAACTGA